A single window of Kitasatospora cineracea DNA harbors:
- a CDS encoding DNA primase family protein — protein MSLPERSTLLDAQFDARAVAREILASAVQPAAPGEAQVPAGPAGGGATAQGLLPDTLTDRGNAKLFVKLYADDYRHVPGLGWYRWDGTRWLDDEDDTVLWAAGDLAESIAADDPRGVFTASALQQHRRRALSTSGMHAMLLQARTAPGMVLNAAKLDADPYALCTPGGVVDLRTGRMHAPDPNKDFHSRSTTVTPLPVPAPRWQRFLTDTFGEDAEGAEMIAFLHLLLGYSVTGDVGGQVMPFLFGYGKNGKSVLLDVLMRLLGDYADAAPPGFLMARPYEGHPTDLAELHGRRVVVCSEVRPGDRFDEARVKLLTGGDRIKARRMRQDFFSFQPTHKLWLLGNHRPEVGTGGFAFWRRMRLVPFERVVSDDRKIDNLADVLVTEEGPGILNWLIEGARCYLAGDKDLAGPERVRIATDAYAETEDHTGRFVAEACRVAPELRAEQAQLYAAYRSWCLGEGVPPLSSRGFAARIREAVGLVSPKAMVLSNQRKYYPGIGLLADEETV, from the coding sequence ATGAGCCTTCCGGAGAGGAGCACGCTGCTCGACGCCCAGTTCGACGCCCGGGCGGTGGCGCGGGAGATCCTGGCCAGCGCGGTGCAGCCGGCCGCGCCGGGCGAGGCCCAGGTGCCCGCCGGCCCGGCCGGGGGCGGCGCGACCGCCCAGGGCCTGCTCCCGGACACCCTGACCGACCGGGGCAACGCCAAGCTGTTCGTCAAGCTGTACGCGGACGACTACCGGCACGTGCCGGGGCTGGGCTGGTACCGCTGGGACGGCACCCGGTGGCTGGACGACGAGGACGACACCGTGCTGTGGGCGGCCGGCGACCTGGCGGAGAGCATCGCGGCGGACGACCCGCGCGGGGTGTTCACCGCCTCCGCGCTGCAGCAGCACCGGCGCCGGGCGCTGAGCACCAGCGGGATGCACGCCATGCTGTTACAGGCCCGCACGGCCCCCGGCATGGTGCTCAACGCGGCCAAGCTGGACGCCGACCCGTACGCGCTGTGCACCCCCGGCGGGGTGGTGGACCTGCGGACGGGTCGGATGCACGCGCCGGACCCGAACAAGGACTTCCACTCCCGGTCGACCACGGTGACGCCGCTGCCGGTGCCCGCGCCGCGCTGGCAGCGCTTCCTGACCGACACCTTCGGCGAGGACGCGGAGGGTGCGGAGATGATCGCCTTCCTGCACCTGCTGCTGGGCTACTCAGTGACCGGCGACGTGGGCGGGCAGGTGATGCCGTTCCTGTTCGGCTACGGCAAGAACGGCAAGTCGGTGCTGCTGGACGTGCTGATGCGGCTGCTGGGCGACTACGCGGACGCGGCGCCGCCCGGGTTCCTGATGGCCCGCCCGTACGAGGGGCACCCGACCGACCTGGCGGAGCTGCACGGGCGCCGGGTGGTGGTCTGCAGCGAGGTCCGGCCCGGCGACCGGTTCGACGAGGCCCGGGTGAAGCTGCTGACCGGCGGGGACCGGATCAAGGCGCGGCGGATGCGGCAGGACTTCTTCAGCTTCCAGCCGACCCACAAGCTGTGGCTGCTGGGCAACCACCGGCCCGAGGTGGGCACCGGCGGTTTCGCGTTCTGGCGGCGGATGCGGCTGGTCCCGTTCGAGCGGGTGGTCTCCGACGACCGGAAGATCGACAACCTGGCGGACGTCCTGGTCACCGAGGAGGGGCCGGGCATCCTCAACTGGCTGATCGAGGGCGCCCGCTGCTACCTGGCGGGGGACAAGGACCTGGCCGGTCCGGAGCGGGTGCGGATCGCCACCGACGCCTACGCCGAGACCGAGGACCACACCGGGCGGTTCGTCGCGGAGGCCTGCCGGGTCGCCCCGGAGCTGCGGGCCGAGCAGGCCCAGCTCTACGCGGCCTACCGTTCCTGGTGCCTGGGCGAGGGCGTTCCGCCGCTGTCGTCGCGGGGGTTCGCGGCCAGGATCCGGGAGGCGGTGGGGCTGGTGTCGCCGAAGGCGATGGTCCTGTCGAACCAGCGCAAGTACTACCCAGGCATCGGCCTGCTTGCCGACGAGGAGACGGTATGA
- a CDS encoding DUF6009 family protein, with protein MSALIAEDEIVHEAALVWLEDIGSLDYVRQSLDRLPTRRGRPAYHRDGRMVGYAQLGPGAKPSRSSGTFRRRVFWLLPHDRDTDPAGLYATGAPAEAVDPSTVAPGSKGLKTGRSEGGLRPAGRPQPGAALPG; from the coding sequence ATGAGCGCTCTCATCGCAGAGGACGAGATCGTCCACGAGGCCGCGCTGGTCTGGCTGGAGGACATCGGCAGCCTGGACTACGTGCGGCAGAGCCTGGACCGGCTGCCGACCCGCCGGGGCCGGCCGGCGTACCACCGCGACGGCCGGATGGTGGGCTACGCGCAGCTGGGTCCGGGGGCGAAGCCGTCGCGGTCCTCGGGGACCTTCCGGCGGCGGGTGTTCTGGCTGCTGCCGCACGACCGGGACACCGACCCCGCGGGGCTGTACGCGACCGGGGCGCCGGCCGAGGCGGTGGACCCGAGCACGGTGGCGCCGGGCAGCAAGGGCCTGAAGACCGGGCGCTCGGAGGGCGGCCTGCGGCCGGCGGGCCGGCCGCAGCCGGGGGCCGCCCTGCCGGGCTGA
- a CDS encoding ScbR family autoregulator-binding transcription factor — protein MATQDRATRTRGAILKAAAQVFEERGYQAATIAEILAAAGVTKGALYFHFQSKEELAHGVLAEQDMKLVIPERPCRTQEFVDMCFTHAHRLQTEPMVRAGVRLSLDMEATGLDRTAPFRGWQTAVRDVFERAQAQGELLPHVVPEETSSVAVGAFAGIQQMSQVLTDYQDLPERIASLLRHLLPSVMLSSVLTSLDIAPDRGARVFAELTAVPAAG, from the coding sequence GTGGCAACACAAGACCGGGCCACCCGCACGCGCGGGGCCATCCTGAAAGCTGCGGCGCAGGTCTTCGAGGAGCGCGGCTACCAGGCGGCGACGATCGCCGAGATCCTCGCCGCCGCCGGAGTGACCAAGGGCGCGCTGTACTTCCACTTCCAGTCGAAGGAGGAGTTGGCGCACGGCGTACTGGCCGAGCAGGACATGAAGCTCGTCATCCCCGAACGCCCCTGCCGGACGCAGGAGTTCGTCGACATGTGCTTCACCCACGCGCACCGGCTGCAGACCGAGCCGATGGTCCGGGCCGGCGTGCGCCTCTCACTGGACATGGAGGCCACCGGGCTCGACCGCACCGCGCCGTTCCGCGGCTGGCAGACGGCGGTCAGGGACGTGTTCGAACGGGCCCAGGCCCAGGGCGAGCTGCTGCCGCACGTCGTGCCCGAGGAGACCTCCTCGGTGGCGGTGGGCGCCTTCGCCGGAATCCAGCAGATGTCCCAGGTGCTGACCGACTATCAGGACCTGCCCGAGCGGATCGCCAGCCTGCTGCGGCACCTGCTGCCCAGCGTGATGCTGTCCTCCGTCCTGACCTCCCTGGACATCGCCCCCGACCGGGGTGCGCGGGTGTTCGCCGAGCTGACGGCCGTCCCGGCCGCGGGCTGA
- a CDS encoding ScbA/BarX family gamma-butyrolactone biosynthesis protein — translation MISTGHRVTIPQPRRVGELSPVSLTTTVPKEFVHRAAVAEVLLTEWSRTDDTRFTARAQWPRGHSFFTPVRGEYHDPLIAIETIRQIGTLLAHTEFGVPLDHQFLMWDCAFTVEPEQLRIGDAPASIDLEVCFEEVRLRGRRLAGGRYRVVLRRDGRVAVTGGASFTCAAPEVYRRLRGERALGRAGQLPLTAPTAPQTVGRMSPTDVVLSPVGEPGRWQLRVDTRHPVIFDHPLDHAPGMLLVEAARQAAAATLDCQDFLPVALGAEFKRYVELDAPCTIEAVRLPGDAPAVLVTGHQFGEPAFTATVTGAPPAR, via the coding sequence GTGATCAGCACCGGACACCGGGTGACGATCCCCCAACCCCGACGGGTGGGGGAGCTTTCTCCCGTCTCGCTGACCACTACCGTCCCGAAGGAGTTCGTCCACCGGGCCGCTGTCGCCGAGGTGCTGCTCACCGAGTGGAGCCGCACCGACGACACCCGCTTCACCGCCCGGGCCCAGTGGCCTCGCGGCCACAGCTTCTTCACCCCCGTCCGGGGCGAGTACCACGACCCGCTGATCGCCATCGAGACGATCCGCCAGATCGGCACCCTGCTGGCCCACACCGAGTTCGGCGTCCCGCTGGACCACCAGTTCCTCATGTGGGACTGCGCCTTCACCGTCGAGCCCGAGCAGCTGCGGATCGGGGACGCGCCGGCCTCGATCGACCTCGAGGTCTGCTTCGAGGAGGTCCGGCTGCGCGGCCGCAGACTCGCCGGCGGCCGCTACCGGGTCGTGCTGCGCCGTGACGGGCGGGTGGCGGTGACCGGCGGCGCCTCCTTCACCTGCGCCGCGCCCGAGGTGTACCGGCGGCTGCGGGGCGAGCGGGCCCTCGGCCGCGCCGGCCAGCTGCCGCTGACCGCCCCGACCGCGCCGCAGACCGTGGGGCGGATGTCCCCCACCGACGTGGTGCTCTCCCCGGTCGGCGAGCCCGGCCGCTGGCAGCTGCGGGTGGACACCCGGCACCCGGTGATCTTCGACCACCCGCTCGACCACGCCCCCGGGATGCTGCTCGTCGAGGCCGCCCGGCAGGCCGCCGCGGCCACCCTGGACTGCCAGGACTTCCTGCCGGTCGCGCTCGGCGCCGAGTTCAAGCGCTACGTCGAACTGGACGCGCCCTGCACGATCGAGGCCGTCCGGCTCCCGGGCGACGCCCCGGCCGTGCTGGTGACGGGCCACCAGTTCGGCGAGCCGGCCTTCACCGCGACCGTGACCGGAGCACCCCCCGCCCGCTGA
- a CDS encoding AfsR/SARP family transcriptional regulator, with amino-acid sequence MDIAVLGALDVRERGTSVTPTAPKPRQVLALLALHADRVVPVASLVEELWGRTPPRSARTTLQTYILQLRELIDAALPDDDPRTAKDVLSTSPGGYLLNTAGGASDVREFERQAGLGYRAMDAGDFAGAARELRDALALWTGSALADVQTGPQLEIQRQRLEETRLCALDQRIEADLRLGRHRELLAELTVLVNRHRTHENLHGQFMLALHRSGRRSEALEAYQRLRNALVRELGLEPSSALRRLQRSILTASPEPALHPVPAGTGERFSRLS; translated from the coding sequence ATGGACATCGCTGTTCTGGGCGCGTTGGACGTCAGGGAACGCGGGACGTCGGTGACGCCCACCGCGCCCAAGCCACGACAGGTCCTGGCCCTGCTGGCCCTGCACGCCGACCGGGTGGTACCGGTGGCGTCGCTGGTCGAGGAACTGTGGGGGCGGACCCCTCCGCGCAGCGCCCGCACCACGCTGCAGACGTACATCCTGCAGCTGCGCGAGCTGATCGACGCGGCCCTGCCCGACGACGACCCGCGCACCGCCAAGGACGTGCTGAGCACCTCGCCCGGCGGCTACCTGCTCAACACCGCGGGCGGCGCCAGTGACGTGCGCGAGTTCGAGCGGCAGGCCGGCCTGGGCTACCGGGCCATGGACGCCGGCGACTTCGCCGGGGCCGCCCGCGAACTGCGCGACGCGCTCGCCCTGTGGACCGGCTCCGCCCTCGCCGACGTGCAGACCGGCCCGCAGCTGGAGATACAGCGTCAGCGGCTGGAGGAGACCCGGCTGTGCGCGCTCGACCAGCGGATCGAGGCCGACCTGCGGCTGGGCCGGCACCGCGAGCTGCTCGCCGAGCTGACCGTGCTGGTCAACCGGCACCGCACCCACGAGAACCTGCACGGCCAGTTCATGCTGGCGCTGCACCGCTCGGGCCGGCGCTCCGAAGCCCTCGAGGCCTACCAGCGGCTGCGCAACGCCCTGGTGCGGGAGCTGGGCCTGGAGCCGTCCTCGGCCCTGCGGCGGCTGCAGCGCTCGATCCTGACCGCCAGCCCCGAACCCGCGCTCCACCCGGTCCCGGCCGGGACCGGGGAGCGGTTCAGCCGCCTGAGCTGA
- a CDS encoding ScbR family autoregulator-binding transcription factor gives MQARSERTRRKLVRAGAETFDRSGYASATLDRIARQAGVTKGALYFHFGSKGELADAVQEQALELLEGFLAGQEAAGGEPLQRLIDLTYWLARSLHQEAVVRAGCRLGSERADRAASDGDVRRTWTAETVRLLERAQQDGALRRDPGGPSPRTLLTVVVCGLEVLAGSGLPLPELLRRTGELWDWLLPALVPAGRPARYRIREAGVAVAV, from the coding sequence ATGCAGGCCAGATCCGAGCGCACCCGCCGCAAACTGGTGCGGGCCGGTGCCGAGACCTTCGACCGCAGCGGCTACGCCAGCGCGACCCTGGACCGGATCGCCCGGCAGGCCGGTGTCACCAAGGGGGCGCTGTACTTCCACTTCGGCTCCAAGGGCGAACTGGCCGACGCGGTGCAGGAGCAGGCCCTGGAACTGCTGGAGGGCTTCCTGGCCGGCCAGGAGGCCGCTGGCGGGGAGCCGCTGCAGCGGCTCATCGACCTGACGTACTGGCTGGCCCGCTCCCTGCACCAGGAGGCGGTGGTCCGGGCCGGCTGCCGCCTCGGCAGCGAGCGCGCCGACCGGGCGGCGTCCGACGGCGACGTGCGCCGGACCTGGACGGCCGAGACGGTGCGGCTGCTGGAGCGGGCCCAGCAGGACGGGGCGCTGCGCCGGGACCCGGGCGGGCCCAGCCCGCGGACGCTGCTGACCGTCGTGGTGTGCGGGCTCGAGGTGCTGGCCGGCAGCGGGCTGCCGCTGCCGGAGCTGCTGCGCCGCACCGGCGAGCTGTGGGACTGGCTGCTGCCCGCGCTGGTGCCGGCCGGCCGTCCGGCCCGCTACCGGATCCGGGAGGCGGGCGTCGCCGTGGCGGTGTGA
- a CDS encoding carboxymuconolactone decarboxylase family protein: protein MEARFAYYSTATGGKFTKAINSAGRVITESGLPAATQHMVLLRASQINGCGMCTDMHYKDAVHAGDQPERLNLVAAWREATVFTEAERAALELTEEATRIADAAGGVSDAVWANAAAHYDQEQLAALVSAIALINAYNRMNVICRTPAGSYQPGQW from the coding sequence ATGGAAGCCCGTTTCGCCTACTACAGCACCGCCACCGGCGGGAAGTTCACCAAGGCCATCAACTCCGCGGGCCGGGTGATCACCGAGTCGGGCCTCCCCGCCGCCACCCAGCACATGGTGCTGCTGCGGGCCAGCCAGATCAACGGCTGCGGGATGTGCACCGACATGCACTACAAGGACGCCGTGCACGCCGGGGACCAGCCGGAGCGGCTCAACCTGGTCGCGGCCTGGCGCGAGGCCACCGTGTTCACCGAGGCCGAGCGCGCCGCGCTGGAGCTCACCGAGGAGGCCACCCGGATCGCCGACGCGGCCGGCGGGGTCAGCGACGCGGTGTGGGCGAACGCCGCCGCGCACTACGACCAGGAGCAGCTCGCCGCGCTGGTCTCGGCGATCGCCCTGATCAACGCCTACAACCGGATGAACGTGATCTGCCGGACGCCCGCGGGGAGCTACCAGCCCGGTCAGTGGTGA
- a CDS encoding acyl-CoA carboxylase subunit epsilon yields the protein MGGSETGMLALRVERGRASDEELAVVMAVLWSAVAGRSAPSDGAETPNVPLWRPERPVVAHRPPHNWR from the coding sequence ATGGGCGGTTCGGAGACCGGGATGCTTGCGCTGCGGGTCGAGCGCGGCCGGGCCAGTGACGAGGAACTCGCCGTCGTCATGGCGGTGTTGTGGTCGGCAGTGGCCGGACGGAGTGCTCCGTCCGACGGTGCGGAGACCCCGAACGTTCCGCTGTGGCGGCCCGAGCGCCCCGTCGTCGCGCACCGCCCGCCGCACAACTGGCGATAG
- a CDS encoding acyl-CoA carboxylase subunit beta produces MVNDLVHASIEVTEAADSHGQVAELHAIRAQVLAGPSEKATEAQHAKGKLTARERIALLLDEDSFREVEPLRRHRAQGFGLESKKPYTDGVITGWGKVEGRTVFVYAHDFRIFGGALGEAHAQKIHKIMDMALAAGAPLVSLNDGAGARIQEGVSALAGYGGIFQRNTKASGVIPQISVMLGPCAGGAAYSPALTDFVFMVRETSQMFITGPDVVKAVTGEEITQNGLGGADVHSGTSGVAHFAYDDEETCIAEVRYLLSMLPQNNREYPPCVPCTDPQTRRSEVLLDLVPADGSRPYDMAEVIEEIVDDGEYLEVHERWARNLICALARLNGMVVGIVANQPSTLAGVLDIEASEKGARFVQMCDAFNIPIVTLEDVPGFLPGVGQEHGGIIRRGAKLLYAYCNATVPRISVILRKAYGGAYIVMDSQSIGADLSFAWPTNEIAVMGAEGAANVIFRRDIAAAEDPEAMRAQKIKEYKSELMHPYYAAERGLVDDVIDPAETREVLIRSLDMLRNKHVDAPARKHGNPPQ; encoded by the coding sequence GTGGTAAATGACCTTGTCCACGCCTCGATCGAAGTGACCGAGGCGGCGGACTCGCACGGCCAGGTGGCCGAACTGCACGCGATCCGCGCGCAGGTGCTCGCCGGGCCGAGCGAGAAGGCCACCGAGGCGCAGCACGCCAAGGGCAAGCTGACCGCCCGGGAGCGGATCGCCCTGCTGCTCGACGAGGACTCCTTCCGCGAGGTGGAGCCGCTGCGCCGGCACCGCGCCCAGGGCTTCGGCCTCGAGTCCAAGAAGCCCTACACCGACGGCGTGATCACCGGCTGGGGCAAGGTCGAGGGCCGCACGGTCTTCGTCTACGCGCACGACTTCCGGATCTTCGGCGGCGCGCTGGGCGAGGCCCACGCCCAGAAGATCCACAAGATCATGGACATGGCCCTGGCCGCGGGCGCCCCCCTCGTCTCCCTCAACGACGGGGCCGGCGCGCGCATCCAGGAGGGCGTCTCGGCGCTGGCCGGCTACGGCGGCATCTTCCAGCGCAACACCAAGGCCTCCGGCGTCATCCCGCAGATCTCCGTCATGCTCGGCCCGTGCGCCGGCGGCGCGGCCTACTCCCCCGCGCTCACCGACTTCGTGTTCATGGTCCGCGAGACCAGCCAGATGTTCATCACCGGCCCGGACGTGGTCAAGGCCGTCACCGGCGAGGAGATCACCCAGAACGGGCTCGGCGGCGCCGACGTCCACTCCGGCACCTCGGGCGTGGCGCACTTCGCGTACGACGACGAGGAGACCTGCATCGCCGAGGTGCGCTACCTGCTGTCGATGCTGCCGCAGAACAACCGCGAGTACCCGCCGTGCGTGCCGTGCACCGACCCGCAGACCCGGCGCTCCGAGGTGCTGCTGGACCTCGTCCCGGCGGACGGCAGCCGCCCCTACGACATGGCCGAGGTGATCGAGGAGATCGTCGACGACGGCGAGTACCTCGAGGTGCACGAGCGCTGGGCGCGCAACCTCATCTGCGCGCTGGCCCGGCTCAACGGCATGGTCGTCGGCATCGTCGCCAACCAGCCGTCCACCCTGGCCGGCGTGCTGGACATCGAGGCCAGCGAGAAGGGCGCGCGCTTCGTGCAGATGTGCGACGCCTTCAACATCCCGATCGTCACGCTGGAGGACGTCCCCGGCTTCCTGCCCGGCGTCGGCCAGGAGCACGGCGGCATCATCCGGCGCGGCGCGAAGCTGCTCTACGCCTACTGCAACGCCACGGTGCCGCGGATCTCGGTGATCCTGCGCAAGGCGTACGGCGGCGCCTACATCGTGATGGACTCGCAGTCCATCGGCGCGGACCTGTCGTTCGCCTGGCCGACCAACGAGATCGCCGTGATGGGCGCCGAGGGCGCCGCCAATGTCATCTTCCGCCGTGACATCGCCGCCGCCGAGGATCCCGAGGCGATGCGTGCGCAGAAGATCAAGGAGTACAAGAGCGAGCTGATGCACCCGTACTACGCGGCCGAGCGCGGCCTCGTGGACGACGTCATCGACCCGGCCGAGACCCGCGAGGTGCTCATCCGCTCGCTCGACATGCTCCGCAACAAGCATGTCGACGCTCCCGCCCGGAAGCACGGCAACCCCCCGCAGTAA
- a CDS encoding ScbR family autoregulator-binding transcription factor: MVKQERALRTRETLVRSAAEMFHQEGFTVASLATISRRAGVSNGALHFHFANKAAVADAVEESALARLRAVTADGPKAADCCLQRLVDATYRLARELSDDVVLRAGFELGGDPARPPGVDLRGYWQHWVRETLRQAGERGELRPEVVPEEAATAVVAGTVGMEVLGTRQPEWLDPRTVGRFWRLLLPTLAPTGLLATLSADGVDTEAPEE, translated from the coding sequence ATGGTCAAACAGGAACGTGCACTGCGCACCAGGGAGACCCTGGTCCGCTCCGCGGCGGAGATGTTCCACCAGGAGGGGTTCACGGTCGCCTCGCTCGCCACGATCAGCAGACGGGCCGGGGTGAGCAACGGTGCGCTGCACTTCCACTTCGCCAACAAGGCCGCGGTGGCGGACGCGGTCGAGGAGTCCGCGCTGGCCCGCCTTCGGGCCGTCACCGCCGACGGCCCGAAGGCGGCCGACTGCTGCCTGCAGCGGCTGGTCGACGCCACCTACCGGCTCGCCCGGGAGCTGAGCGACGACGTGGTGCTGCGGGCCGGCTTCGAGCTCGGCGGCGACCCGGCCCGCCCGCCCGGCGTCGACCTGCGCGGGTACTGGCAGCACTGGGTGCGGGAGACGCTCCGGCAGGCGGGCGAGCGCGGCGAACTGCGCCCGGAGGTGGTGCCGGAGGAGGCCGCGACCGCGGTGGTGGCCGGCACCGTCGGCATGGAGGTGCTGGGCACCCGGCAGCCGGAGTGGCTCGATCCGCGGACGGTCGGCCGGTTCTGGCGCCTGCTGCTGCCCACCCTGGCCCCCACCGGCCTGCTCGCCACCCTGTCGGCCGACGGCGTGGACACCGAGGCGCCGGAGGAGTAG
- a CDS encoding AfsR/SARP family transcriptional regulator encodes MEFGILGPVQVYDESTGRGVVPPGAKQRALLGALVVKAGQVVPVERLVDELWDEHPPANAANALQAHVARLRRLLPPPAPGEPPHEWLVTRPLGYALRPGRIDTDARRFHRMVAEGRALAGADPGLAADALREAMALWRGPALEGSGRGAICSAEASLLEESRLVALEALYDACLRADRCDGITGELEELTTAHPLRERFYDLLMAALHRCGRRAEAIGVYDRARRRLLRDLGVEPGPILRERVEAVLDHREPVPGPWPPGRAAAAYPAAAVAAGGRTGPDGEAGAAAEVGALREEVVRLNSRLEQLSRDQRELLGRLERLSARRTALR; translated from the coding sequence ATGGAGTTCGGAATCCTGGGCCCCGTCCAGGTGTACGACGAGAGCACCGGCCGGGGCGTGGTGCCCCCCGGTGCCAAGCAGCGCGCCCTGCTGGGCGCGCTGGTGGTCAAGGCCGGCCAGGTCGTGCCGGTGGAACGCCTCGTCGACGAACTGTGGGACGAGCACCCCCCGGCCAACGCCGCCAACGCCCTGCAGGCCCACGTGGCCCGGCTGCGCCGCCTGCTGCCCCCGCCCGCCCCCGGCGAACCGCCGCACGAGTGGCTGGTCACCCGCCCGCTCGGGTACGCGCTGCGGCCCGGTCGGATCGACACCGACGCCCGGCGCTTCCACCGGATGGTCGCCGAGGGCCGGGCCCTGGCCGGCGCCGACCCCGGCCTGGCCGCCGACGCCCTGCGCGAGGCCATGGCCCTGTGGCGCGGCCCCGCCCTGGAGGGCAGCGGACGCGGCGCGATCTGCTCGGCCGAGGCCTCGCTGCTGGAGGAGAGCCGCCTGGTCGCCCTGGAGGCGCTGTACGACGCCTGCCTGCGGGCCGACCGCTGCGACGGCATCACCGGCGAACTCGAGGAACTGACCACCGCCCACCCGCTGCGGGAGCGCTTCTACGACCTGCTGATGGCCGCGCTGCACCGGTGCGGCCGCCGGGCCGAGGCGATCGGGGTGTACGACCGGGCGCGCCGCCGCCTGCTGCGCGACCTGGGCGTCGAACCGGGCCCGATCCTGCGCGAGCGGGTGGAGGCGGTCCTGGACCACCGGGAGCCCGTCCCCGGCCCGTGGCCGCCCGGCCGCGCCGCGGCGGCGTACCCGGCCGCGGCGGTGGCCGCGGGGGGCCGGACCGGGCCGGACGGCGAGGCCGGCGCGGCCGCCGAGGTCGGCGCGCTGCGCGAGGAGGTGGTCCGGCTCAACAGCCGCCTCGAACAGCTCTCCCGGGACCAGCGGGAACTGCTCGGCCGCCTCGAGCGGCTCAGCGCCCGGCGGACGGCGCTGCGCTGA
- a CDS encoding AfsR/SARP family transcriptional regulator produces MKIKVLGALSAEVNGISVVPTAGKPRQILALLALYPGRVVPVPTLMEEIWGTELPQSSLTTLQTYILQLRRLLGTAMGPDAPGSAKEVLATRYGGYLLQVPSEAVDVYTYERLLLEGRQAFEDGEDETAASRLREALDLWEGSALVDVRVGPVLEIEVMRLEESRLVARERRIDADLRLGRHSELLAELTDLIARHPQHEGLHSQAMVALYRSGRQAAALDVYRRLRHRLIEELGVEPSPQLQRMHQAMLVVDPLLDTAAGPRRTSTFDLYAA; encoded by the coding sequence ATGAAGATTAAAGTACTGGGCGCTCTGAGTGCCGAAGTCAACGGGATCTCTGTCGTCCCGACGGCGGGGAAGCCCCGCCAGATCCTGGCCTTGTTGGCCCTGTACCCGGGCCGGGTCGTCCCGGTCCCGACACTCATGGAGGAGATCTGGGGCACCGAGCTGCCGCAGAGTTCCCTGACCACGCTCCAGACCTACATCCTCCAGCTGCGCCGCCTGCTGGGCACCGCCATGGGCCCGGACGCGCCGGGCTCCGCCAAGGAGGTGCTGGCCACCCGCTACGGCGGGTACCTGCTGCAGGTCCCCAGCGAGGCCGTCGACGTCTACACCTACGAACGCCTGCTGCTCGAGGGCAGACAGGCCTTCGAGGACGGCGAGGACGAGACCGCGGCCTCCCGGCTGCGCGAGGCGCTCGACCTCTGGGAGGGCTCCGCCCTGGTCGACGTGCGGGTCGGCCCCGTCCTCGAGATCGAGGTCATGCGCCTGGAGGAGAGCCGGCTGGTCGCCCGGGAGCGCCGGATCGACGCCGACCTGCGGCTGGGCCGGCACTCCGAACTGCTCGCCGAACTCACCGACCTGATCGCCCGCCACCCCCAGCACGAGGGGCTGCACTCGCAGGCGATGGTCGCGCTCTACCGCTCCGGCCGGCAGGCCGCCGCGCTCGACGTCTACCGCCGGCTGCGCCACCGGCTCATCGAGGAGCTCGGCGTCGAACCCTCCCCCCAGCTCCAGCGGATGCACCAGGCGATGCTCGTCGTCGACCCGCTGCTGGACACCGCCGCCGGGCCCCGGCGCACCTCCACCTTCGACCTGTACGCGGCCTGA
- a CDS encoding thioesterase II family protein has protein sequence MTALTDAGGERTTLYCLGHAGGGVAGYRRWPSLVGPDVDVVPLLLPGRDGRRREPRVTDRAALLADLMPILTERAGTGPYAVYGHSMGALVAYTLTRALTDTGAPPPLFLAVGACLPPHVATALVSAADLPDEHLLPILDRLGSLPAGEMARPGGLWHRAVLPVLRDDLRLAGSLRQAALDSVTGGQVDTPVLVFAGRDDPLAVPALLEEWRGWATGRVEARTVDGDHFFVGTPELPRLVGQACRDRAAALAPGGRR, from the coding sequence ATGACTGCTCTGACGGATGCCGGCGGGGAGCGGACCACGCTCTACTGCCTCGGCCACGCGGGCGGCGGAGTGGCGGGCTACCGCCGCTGGCCGTCCCTGGTCGGCCCCGACGTCGACGTGGTGCCCCTCCTGCTGCCCGGCCGCGACGGCCGCCGCCGCGAACCCCGGGTCACCGACCGGGCCGCCCTGCTCGCCGACCTGATGCCGATCCTCACCGAACGGGCCGGCACCGGGCCGTACGCGGTGTACGGCCACAGCATGGGCGCCCTGGTCGCGTACACCCTCACCCGGGCGCTCACCGACACCGGCGCGCCGCCCCCGCTGTTCCTCGCGGTCGGCGCCTGCCTGCCGCCGCACGTGGCCACCGCCCTGGTCAGCGCCGCCGACCTGCCCGACGAGCACCTGCTGCCGATCCTGGACCGGCTCGGCTCGCTGCCCGCGGGCGAGATGGCCCGGCCCGGCGGGCTGTGGCACCGCGCCGTGCTGCCCGTGCTCCGCGACGACCTGCGGCTGGCCGGCTCGCTGCGCCAGGCCGCGCTGGACTCCGTCACCGGCGGCCAGGTGGACACCCCCGTGCTGGTCTTCGCCGGCCGCGACGACCCGCTGGCCGTGCCCGCGCTGCTCGAGGAGTGGCGGGGCTGGGCCACCGGGCGGGTCGAGGCGCGCACCGTCGACGGCGACCACTTCTTCGTCGGCACCCCCGAACTGCCGCGCCTGGTCGGCCAGGCCTGCCGAGACCGGGCCGCCGCCCTGGCCCCCGGAGGCCGGCGGTGA